One part of the Haliotis asinina isolate JCU_RB_2024 chromosome 2, JCU_Hal_asi_v2, whole genome shotgun sequence genome encodes these proteins:
- the LOC137273242 gene encoding mucin-3A-like isoform X1: MYVFFACQHKTLPSLKHYVISDTPAMQALLLFLAFVTLANCHDCVLQPFKIATRGRTYQIPATKLSEGVHPANKCGLVVVCSSSRVHVCRHINDKSCSEIVKNCSILTQAFKNGPFRCVTKLPRARLPSDSNFVGDLRRRKRSLETTTSTEAFRNDFQTTQPPTTTTTAITPPTTKQATKRRRRSLRRQSTSTSTKPEKTEELVTAGPTSASHPKSFGMKATDSWCVEEVETTEANKTSSSSVTIVTMSTTEEVPQTSTTTHEAPTTTTEGWKLVHEGTTNIPVTTTTALPPPFRHMKGTSPHRSP; encoded by the exons ATGTATGTCTTCTTTGCATGTCAGCACAAAACATTACCAAGCCTGAAgcattatgtga TTTCAGACACCCCCGCTATGCAGGCACTTCTACTCTTTCTCGCCTTCGTTACTCTGGCGAACTGTCATGATTGTGTACTTCAACCGTTCAAGATTGCTACTCGTG GGCGGACGTACCAGATACCAGCCACAAAGCTGAGTGAGGGCGTCCATCCAGCCAACAAATGTGGACTTGTAGTTGTGTGTTCTTCATCCAGGGTACATGTCTGCAG GCATATAAATGACAAGAGCTGTTCCGAGATTGTTAAGAACTGTTCCATACTGACCCAGGCATTCAAGAATGGTCCTTTCCGATGCGTCACCAAGCTTCCAAGAGCCAGATTACCATCAGACTCAAATTTTGTTGGAGATCTTCGAAGACGCAAACGGTCTTTAGAAACAACTACCTCTACAGAAGCTTTCAGGAATGATTTTCAAACTACACAACCtccaactactacaacaactgcaATAACCCCTCCAACTACAAAACAAGCGACAAAACGAAGAAGGAGGTCACTACGTAGACAATCAACATCGACTTCAACAAAACCCGAAAAAACGGAAGAACTTGTAACAGCAGGACCAACGTCTGCAAGTCACCCCAAATCCTTCGGTATGAAGGCGACAGATTCCTGGTGTGTGGAAGAAGTGGAAACAACAGAAGCAAATAAGACTTCATCTAGTTCAGTAACTATCGTGACAATGTCGACTACCGAGGAAGTGCCACAGACTTCCACTACCACTCATGAAGCACCGACAACAACAACGGAAGGATGGAAACTGGTTCATGAAGGTACTACAAATATTCCTGTAACGACAACGACTGCTTTACCACCACCATTTAGACACATGAAAGGAACATCCCCGCATCGATCGCCATAG
- the LOC137273242 gene encoding uncharacterized protein isoform X2 — MKSAQTALFSDTPAMQALLLFLAFVTLANCHDCVLQPFKIATRGRTYQIPATKLSEGVHPANKCGLVVVCSSSRVHVCRHINDKSCSEIVKNCSILTQAFKNGPFRCVTKLPRARLPSDSNFVGDLRRRKRSLETTTSTEAFRNDFQTTQPPTTTTTAITPPTTKQATKRRRRSLRRQSTSTSTKPEKTEELVTAGPTSASHPKSFGMKATDSWCVEEVETTEANKTSSSSVTIVTMSTTEEVPQTSTTTHEAPTTTTEGWKLVHEGTTNIPVTTTTALPPPFRHMKGTSPHRSP; from the exons TTTCAGACACCCCCGCTATGCAGGCACTTCTACTCTTTCTCGCCTTCGTTACTCTGGCGAACTGTCATGATTGTGTACTTCAACCGTTCAAGATTGCTACTCGTG GGCGGACGTACCAGATACCAGCCACAAAGCTGAGTGAGGGCGTCCATCCAGCCAACAAATGTGGACTTGTAGTTGTGTGTTCTTCATCCAGGGTACATGTCTGCAG GCATATAAATGACAAGAGCTGTTCCGAGATTGTTAAGAACTGTTCCATACTGACCCAGGCATTCAAGAATGGTCCTTTCCGATGCGTCACCAAGCTTCCAAGAGCCAGATTACCATCAGACTCAAATTTTGTTGGAGATCTTCGAAGACGCAAACGGTCTTTAGAAACAACTACCTCTACAGAAGCTTTCAGGAATGATTTTCAAACTACACAACCtccaactactacaacaactgcaATAACCCCTCCAACTACAAAACAAGCGACAAAACGAAGAAGGAGGTCACTACGTAGACAATCAACATCGACTTCAACAAAACCCGAAAAAACGGAAGAACTTGTAACAGCAGGACCAACGTCTGCAAGTCACCCCAAATCCTTCGGTATGAAGGCGACAGATTCCTGGTGTGTGGAAGAAGTGGAAACAACAGAAGCAAATAAGACTTCATCTAGTTCAGTAACTATCGTGACAATGTCGACTACCGAGGAAGTGCCACAGACTTCCACTACCACTCATGAAGCACCGACAACAACAACGGAAGGATGGAAACTGGTTCATGAAGGTACTACAAATATTCCTGTAACGACAACGACTGCTTTACCACCACCATTTAGACACATGAAAGGAACATCCCCGCATCGATCGCCATAG
- the LOC137273242 gene encoding uncharacterized protein isoform X3, whose protein sequence is MKSAQTALYTPAMQALLLFLAFVTLANCHDCVLQPFKIATRGRTYQIPATKLSEGVHPANKCGLVVVCSSSRVHVCRHINDKSCSEIVKNCSILTQAFKNGPFRCVTKLPRARLPSDSNFVGDLRRRKRSLETTTSTEAFRNDFQTTQPPTTTTTAITPPTTKQATKRRRRSLRRQSTSTSTKPEKTEELVTAGPTSASHPKSFGMKATDSWCVEEVETTEANKTSSSSVTIVTMSTTEEVPQTSTTTHEAPTTTTEGWKLVHEGTTNIPVTTTTALPPPFRHMKGTSPHRSP, encoded by the exons ACACCCCCGCTATGCAGGCACTTCTACTCTTTCTCGCCTTCGTTACTCTGGCGAACTGTCATGATTGTGTACTTCAACCGTTCAAGATTGCTACTCGTG GGCGGACGTACCAGATACCAGCCACAAAGCTGAGTGAGGGCGTCCATCCAGCCAACAAATGTGGACTTGTAGTTGTGTGTTCTTCATCCAGGGTACATGTCTGCAG GCATATAAATGACAAGAGCTGTTCCGAGATTGTTAAGAACTGTTCCATACTGACCCAGGCATTCAAGAATGGTCCTTTCCGATGCGTCACCAAGCTTCCAAGAGCCAGATTACCATCAGACTCAAATTTTGTTGGAGATCTTCGAAGACGCAAACGGTCTTTAGAAACAACTACCTCTACAGAAGCTTTCAGGAATGATTTTCAAACTACACAACCtccaactactacaacaactgcaATAACCCCTCCAACTACAAAACAAGCGACAAAACGAAGAAGGAGGTCACTACGTAGACAATCAACATCGACTTCAACAAAACCCGAAAAAACGGAAGAACTTGTAACAGCAGGACCAACGTCTGCAAGTCACCCCAAATCCTTCGGTATGAAGGCGACAGATTCCTGGTGTGTGGAAGAAGTGGAAACAACAGAAGCAAATAAGACTTCATCTAGTTCAGTAACTATCGTGACAATGTCGACTACCGAGGAAGTGCCACAGACTTCCACTACCACTCATGAAGCACCGACAACAACAACGGAAGGATGGAAACTGGTTCATGAAGGTACTACAAATATTCCTGTAACGACAACGACTGCTTTACCACCACCATTTAGACACATGAAAGGAACATCCCCGCATCGATCGCCATAG
- the LOC137273242 gene encoding salivary glue protein Sgs-3-like isoform X4 — MQALLLFLAFVTLANCHDCVLQPFKIATRGRTYQIPATKLSEGVHPANKCGLVVVCSSSRVHVCRHINDKSCSEIVKNCSILTQAFKNGPFRCVTKLPRARLPSDSNFVGDLRRRKRSLETTTSTEAFRNDFQTTQPPTTTTTAITPPTTKQATKRRRRSLRRQSTSTSTKPEKTEELVTAGPTSASHPKSFGMKATDSWCVEEVETTEANKTSSSSVTIVTMSTTEEVPQTSTTTHEAPTTTTEGWKLVHEGTTNIPVTTTTALPPPFRHMKGTSPHRSP; from the exons ATGCAGGCACTTCTACTCTTTCTCGCCTTCGTTACTCTGGCGAACTGTCATGATTGTGTACTTCAACCGTTCAAGATTGCTACTCGTG GGCGGACGTACCAGATACCAGCCACAAAGCTGAGTGAGGGCGTCCATCCAGCCAACAAATGTGGACTTGTAGTTGTGTGTTCTTCATCCAGGGTACATGTCTGCAG GCATATAAATGACAAGAGCTGTTCCGAGATTGTTAAGAACTGTTCCATACTGACCCAGGCATTCAAGAATGGTCCTTTCCGATGCGTCACCAAGCTTCCAAGAGCCAGATTACCATCAGACTCAAATTTTGTTGGAGATCTTCGAAGACGCAAACGGTCTTTAGAAACAACTACCTCTACAGAAGCTTTCAGGAATGATTTTCAAACTACACAACCtccaactactacaacaactgcaATAACCCCTCCAACTACAAAACAAGCGACAAAACGAAGAAGGAGGTCACTACGTAGACAATCAACATCGACTTCAACAAAACCCGAAAAAACGGAAGAACTTGTAACAGCAGGACCAACGTCTGCAAGTCACCCCAAATCCTTCGGTATGAAGGCGACAGATTCCTGGTGTGTGGAAGAAGTGGAAACAACAGAAGCAAATAAGACTTCATCTAGTTCAGTAACTATCGTGACAATGTCGACTACCGAGGAAGTGCCACAGACTTCCACTACCACTCATGAAGCACCGACAACAACAACGGAAGGATGGAAACTGGTTCATGAAGGTACTACAAATATTCCTGTAACGACAACGACTGCTTTACCACCACCATTTAGACACATGAAAGGAACATCCCCGCATCGATCGCCATAG